The following are encoded in a window of Saccharothrix longispora genomic DNA:
- a CDS encoding GNAT family N-acetyltransferase: MTDHDIRVLGDAEYRAAHTLFRGTLHYPPAPDDQWKYAQETYDAGRVLGAFADGGMIGTVQSFPSAMAVPGGAVVRHAAVSRVGVRADWTRRGVLSALQRAQLSSMRAAGDVVASLRASETAIYGRFGYGVASRYKHLRIDRRRAAPGSRVAGRVRLVGGEEGERIARGLFDELSPVRAGTISRWSAWWGISVRRVLDEENLKVAVRSAGGVDDGYVIYKVTPGVHDASDEKPSTLTVMDLWARSAEAWADLWLFVLGVDLVDRVEAPGRPVDEPVEWLLGDRRACRLADLEDESWLRLLDVPAALAARAYRSAPSVVVAVRDAYLPENAGSYRISAEGAVRTGEAADLVLDVDALASVYLGDVSFGTLAGARRLEVATSGAAARADALFAVDEVPWSGTFF, translated from the coding sequence GTGACTGACCACGACATCCGCGTCCTCGGTGACGCCGAGTACCGGGCCGCGCACACGTTGTTCCGGGGCACGCTGCACTACCCGCCGGCGCCGGACGACCAGTGGAAGTACGCGCAGGAGACGTACGACGCGGGTCGGGTGCTCGGGGCGTTCGCGGACGGCGGGATGATCGGGACGGTGCAGTCGTTCCCGTCGGCGATGGCCGTGCCGGGGGGCGCGGTGGTGCGGCACGCGGCGGTGTCGCGGGTGGGCGTGCGGGCGGACTGGACGCGGCGCGGGGTGCTCAGCGCCCTCCAGCGGGCGCAGCTGTCGTCGATGCGGGCGGCGGGTGACGTGGTGGCGAGCCTGCGGGCGTCGGAGACGGCGATCTACGGGCGGTTCGGGTACGGGGTGGCGTCGCGGTACAAGCACCTGAGGATCGACCGCCGTCGTGCCGCGCCGGGCTCGCGCGTCGCGGGGCGGGTGCGGCTGGTCGGTGGCGAGGAGGGCGAGCGGATCGCGCGGGGGCTGTTCGACGAGCTGTCGCCGGTGCGCGCGGGGACGATCTCCCGGTGGTCGGCGTGGTGGGGGATCAGCGTGCGGCGGGTCCTGGACGAGGAGAACCTGAAGGTCGCGGTGCGGTCGGCGGGTGGCGTCGACGACGGTTATGTGATCTACAAGGTCACGCCGGGCGTGCACGACGCGTCGGACGAGAAGCCTTCGACGCTGACCGTGATGGACCTGTGGGCGCGGTCGGCGGAGGCGTGGGCCGACCTGTGGCTGTTCGTGCTGGGCGTGGACCTGGTGGACCGGGTGGAGGCGCCCGGGCGTCCGGTCGACGAGCCGGTGGAGTGGCTGCTGGGCGACCGGCGGGCGTGCCGGCTGGCCGACCTGGAGGACGAGAGCTGGTTGCGCCTGCTGGACGTGCCGGCCGCGCTGGCGGCGCGCGCGTACCGCTCGGCGCCGTCGGTGGTGGTCGCGGTGCGCGACGCGTACCTGCCGGAGAACGCGGGCTCGTACCGGATCTCGGCGGAGGGTGCGGTGCGGACGGGGGAGGCCGCGGACCTGGTCCTGGACGTCGACGCGCTGGCCTCGGTCTACCTGGGCGACGTGTCGTTCGGGACGTTGGCGGGCGCGCGCCGCCTGGAGGTGGCGACCTCCGGTGCGGCGGCGCGCGCGGACGCGTTGTTCGCGGTGGACGAGGTGCCGTGGAGCGGCACGTTCTTCTGA